Proteins from a genomic interval of Amycolatopsis sp. cg13:
- a CDS encoding cation:proton antiporter has translation MAAMEVVRECVQVVTTLAVVFVIGWLGRLAARVLRQPEVIGEIVAGLAAGPAAVALLGPRSFSTVLPDSVLDVLKLFADIGLVLFLVGLTYRLHHRGQRLHGRTTGWTVAGGLVPALLAGVLLACWILFAEDGAVRGHASLPSFLLMCATATSITAVPVLARMLADCGLTDTVAGGLAMTAAVVIDTFGWLLLSISVGLNSGEMSGFFRVMAVLAGGALVAFLVRQAARTRAASVLCTRMPWSTSVLLGAAAIAMGLAAERLGLTAVFGAVLIGLAIPAERADAPWAKRVVPIGKAGKAFLPAFFVVTGITVFARGVSALHWPLIVVAIVLAVVGKGGGSYLGARLGGESRHTALRVGVLMNMRGLTELIVLKVGFSAGIISAPLFVALVIMAVAVTVLTGPLLRLLERRVPAPADATPE, from the coding sequence ATGGCCGCTATGGAGGTCGTTCGGGAATGCGTGCAAGTGGTCACGACGCTCGCTGTCGTGTTCGTGATCGGCTGGCTGGGCCGGCTGGCGGCGAGAGTCCTTCGGCAGCCCGAGGTCATCGGCGAGATCGTGGCCGGTCTCGCGGCTGGACCCGCCGCGGTCGCGTTGCTGGGGCCGAGGTCGTTCAGCACAGTTCTTCCCGACTCGGTTCTGGATGTTTTGAAGCTGTTCGCGGACATCGGTTTGGTGCTGTTCCTGGTCGGGTTGACGTACCGGCTGCACCACCGCGGGCAGCGACTGCACGGCCGGACTACGGGATGGACCGTGGCGGGAGGCCTCGTGCCGGCCTTGCTGGCGGGCGTGCTGCTCGCCTGCTGGATCCTCTTCGCTGAGGACGGTGCGGTTCGGGGGCACGCGTCCTTGCCTTCGTTCTTGTTGATGTGTGCGACCGCCACCTCGATCACGGCAGTGCCTGTGCTGGCGAGAATGCTTGCCGATTGCGGGCTGACCGACACGGTGGCCGGGGGCCTGGCAATGACGGCGGCAGTCGTCATCGACACCTTCGGCTGGCTGCTGTTGTCGATCTCGGTCGGGCTGAACTCCGGCGAGATGAGCGGCTTCTTCCGGGTCATGGCGGTGCTGGCCGGAGGTGCGCTGGTGGCGTTTCTGGTGCGGCAGGCGGCTCGGACCAGAGCCGCGAGCGTCCTGTGCACGCGGATGCCGTGGTCGACCTCTGTGCTGCTGGGGGCCGCCGCGATCGCCATGGGGCTGGCTGCGGAGAGACTTGGTCTCACTGCGGTGTTCGGTGCGGTCCTGATCGGGCTGGCCATTCCCGCCGAGCGTGCGGACGCGCCGTGGGCCAAGCGGGTCGTCCCCATAGGCAAGGCGGGAAAGGCGTTCCTCCCGGCGTTCTTCGTCGTCACCGGAATCACGGTGTTCGCGCGAGGGGTTTCCGCCCTGCACTGGCCGTTGATCGTCGTCGCGATCGTGCTGGCGGTGGTGGGCAAGGGCGGTGGGAGCTATCTCGGGGCGAGGCTGGGCGGCGAATCCCGGCACACTGCGCTTCGAGTGGGAGTTCTCATGAATATGCGAGGTCTTACTGAGCTTATCGTTCTCAAAGTCGGCTTCAGTGCGGGAATAATCAGTGCTCCGCTTTTCGTGGCGCTGGTGATCATGGCGGTGGCGGTCACAGTGCTGACCGGTCCGTTGTTGCGCCTGCTGGAGCGCCGGGTTCCTGCCCCGGCGGACGCGACACCCGAATAG
- a CDS encoding multicopper oxidase family protein produces MSGMSRRRFLGLAGGAGALLTAGFVAPRLLRPAAATGELLTSEVPLPQPFQVPLPLPPVLKPVSRDGGVDRYEIVQRTSTAEILPGLRTPIWGYQGTFPGPTIESRSGRATIVRHRNELPVPTVVHLHGGRTPPESDGYATDLVLPADGRYLASAGHGHPGMADPDAVVTTGTREYTYPLQQKAAMLWYHDHRMDFTGPAVYRGLAGLHIVRDAEEDDLPLPRGEREIPLMITDRAFAEDGSMRYPSLDPSLRTVPGVEDAYAAGVLGDVLLVNGAPWPVAEVSATRYRLRFLNGSNARRYDLALDPPPPNGPAFTQIGSDQGLLNAPRGHEHLPIAPAERYDTVVDFGTYPVGTEVTLVNRLGTGTTTQVMRFRVVRRAKDDSRIPARLSEVERLDRAQATVTREFAFRSGQFNGRHGWTIGGEAFTPTRIAAQPKLGDIEIWRFVADLHHPIHLHLVHFQVLSRGGKDPAPHDAGRKDTVDLQPGEAVEVIARFDGYRGRYMFHCHNAEHEDMGMMATFKTV; encoded by the coding sequence ATGAGCGGGATGTCGCGACGCCGGTTCCTCGGGTTGGCGGGTGGTGCCGGCGCGCTGCTCACTGCCGGGTTCGTCGCACCGCGGTTGTTGCGGCCCGCTGCGGCGACCGGCGAGCTGTTGACCAGCGAAGTGCCGCTGCCGCAACCGTTTCAGGTCCCCTTGCCGCTGCCGCCGGTGCTGAAGCCGGTATCGCGCGACGGCGGCGTCGACCGGTACGAGATCGTGCAGCGCACGAGCACCGCGGAGATCCTGCCCGGACTGCGCACGCCGATTTGGGGCTATCAAGGCACTTTTCCCGGTCCGACGATCGAATCCCGCAGCGGCCGGGCGACGATCGTCCGGCACCGCAACGAACTTCCGGTCCCGACGGTCGTGCACCTGCACGGCGGACGTACACCGCCGGAGTCCGACGGATACGCCACCGACCTCGTCCTGCCCGCCGACGGCCGGTACCTCGCCAGCGCCGGGCACGGGCATCCGGGGATGGCTGATCCGGACGCCGTCGTCACCACCGGGACCCGCGAGTACACGTATCCGTTGCAGCAGAAGGCCGCGATGCTTTGGTATCACGACCATCGGATGGATTTCACCGGCCCGGCGGTGTATCGCGGGCTCGCCGGACTGCACATCGTGCGCGACGCCGAGGAAGACGACCTGCCGCTGCCGCGCGGCGAGCGGGAGATCCCGCTGATGATCACCGACCGCGCGTTCGCCGAAGACGGATCGATGCGCTACCCGTCGCTCGACCCTTCGCTGCGAACCGTGCCCGGCGTGGAAGATGCTTACGCCGCAGGGGTTCTCGGTGACGTGCTGCTGGTGAACGGCGCACCATGGCCGGTCGCGGAAGTTTCCGCGACCCGGTATCGGCTGCGCTTCCTCAACGGTTCCAACGCCCGCCGCTACGACCTCGCGCTCGACCCGCCGCCGCCGAACGGGCCCGCGTTCACGCAAATCGGCTCGGATCAGGGCTTGCTCAACGCCCCGCGCGGCCATGAACATCTGCCGATCGCGCCTGCCGAACGGTACGACACGGTGGTCGATTTCGGGACCTATCCAGTCGGTACCGAGGTGACGCTGGTCAACCGTCTCGGCACCGGGACTACCACGCAGGTCATGCGCTTCCGCGTCGTCCGCCGGGCGAAGGACGATAGTCGCATCCCGGCGAGACTGTCCGAAGTGGAGCGCCTTGATCGTGCACAAGCGACAGTGACGCGCGAGTTCGCATTCCGAAGTGGACAGTTCAACGGCAGGCACGGCTGGACCATCGGCGGCGAGGCTTTCACTCCGACGCGCATCGCGGCCCAGCCGAAACTCGGCGATATCGAAATCTGGCGCTTCGTCGCGGATCTGCACCATCCGATCCACCTGCACCTGGTGCACTTCCAGGTGCTTTCCCGCGGCGGCAAGGATCCCGCTCCGCACGACGCGGGCCGCAAGGACACTGTGGACCTTCAACCCGGCGAGGCAGTCGAGGTGATCGCCCGGTTCGACGGCTATCGCGGGCGGTACATGTTCCATTGCCACAACGCCGAACACGAGGACATGGGGATGATGGCCACGTTCAAGACCGTCTAG
- a CDS encoding response regulator transcription factor: MRVLIVEDEPLLADSIAEGLRRHSMAVDVCYDGGEALERVAVHAYDVVVLDRDLPTVHGDQVCAAIVDAGGETRVIMLTSAADVTDRIDGLNLGADDYLTKPFVFAELVARVHALARRARPALPPVLEAAGLVLDLPRHQASRDGRFLPLSPKEFAVLEVLMRADGTVVSAEQLLEKAWDEHADPFTNTVRVTVMTLRRKLGLPPVIETVAGAGYRLA, encoded by the coding sequence ATGCGGGTACTGATTGTCGAGGACGAGCCGCTCCTGGCTGATTCGATTGCCGAGGGGCTGCGCCGCCATTCGATGGCGGTGGACGTCTGCTACGACGGCGGCGAGGCGCTCGAACGGGTCGCCGTGCACGCCTACGACGTCGTCGTCCTCGACCGGGACCTGCCGACCGTCCACGGCGACCAGGTGTGCGCGGCGATCGTCGACGCGGGCGGCGAGACCCGGGTCATCATGCTCACCTCCGCCGCCGACGTCACCGATCGCATCGATGGTCTGAACCTCGGCGCGGACGATTACCTGACCAAACCGTTCGTGTTCGCGGAATTGGTCGCCCGGGTGCACGCGCTGGCTCGCCGCGCGCGTCCGGCGTTGCCGCCGGTGCTGGAGGCGGCTGGGCTGGTGCTGGATCTGCCGAGGCATCAGGCGTCCCGCGACGGCCGGTTCTTGCCGTTGTCGCCCAAGGAGTTCGCGGTGCTGGAGGTCCTGATGCGCGCGGACGGGACGGTGGTGAGTGCGGAGCAGTTGCTGGAGAAGGCGTGGGACGAGCACGCCGATCCGTTCACGAACACGGTGCGGGTCACGGTGATGACGTTGCGCCGGAAACTCGGGTTGCCGCCGGTGATCGAGACGGTCGCGGGGGCTGGGTATCGGCTGGCCTGA
- a CDS encoding LysR family transcriptional regulator produces MQIEVRHARIVAALAEMGSISRAAARLDLPQPSVSAQLRRIERLLGGELFVRSSVGVLPTPRGERLIPMLVELADRAEAVMAEAFSLSATVVKIGVAEGVRVSLTKAIREAVGDRKIQTVTMEPDAALGAVGAGAITAALVPALEVPGPALHLDPGLDTEVVLREPICLALPFGHPYAAEPMLSSAQLAGLTWVRHTPGHRFRAVEERLFSDFGSGGPEVVHEVGGQVEALNWVRQGEAAALTTPTGPIQGVELVAVREIPSSKVGLFWRKGAIDADAVELLLDALRAHFRELSLRVPSYRAWLLENVDVYPELSRLMY; encoded by the coding sequence ATGCAGATCGAAGTCCGGCACGCGCGGATCGTCGCAGCTTTGGCCGAAATGGGGAGCATCTCCAGAGCGGCGGCGAGGCTGGATCTTCCCCAGCCCAGCGTCAGCGCGCAGCTACGCAGGATCGAGCGACTCCTCGGCGGCGAACTGTTCGTACGCTCCAGCGTCGGCGTGCTGCCCACGCCACGGGGCGAACGGCTGATCCCGATGCTGGTCGAGTTGGCCGACCGGGCCGAGGCCGTGATGGCCGAAGCATTCTCGCTGTCGGCCACAGTGGTCAAGATCGGGGTCGCGGAGGGAGTACGGGTCAGCCTGACCAAAGCGATTCGCGAAGCGGTGGGAGACCGCAAGATCCAGACCGTCACCATGGAGCCGGACGCTGCGCTGGGGGCGGTTGGCGCCGGGGCCATCACCGCGGCGCTGGTTCCGGCTCTCGAGGTTCCGGGGCCGGCTCTCCACCTCGATCCGGGGCTGGATACGGAGGTCGTCCTGCGGGAACCGATCTGCCTCGCATTGCCCTTCGGCCATCCGTACGCGGCCGAACCCATGCTGAGTTCGGCGCAACTGGCTGGCCTGACCTGGGTCCGGCACACGCCAGGACATCGCTTCCGAGCCGTGGAGGAGCGGCTGTTCAGCGACTTCGGCAGCGGCGGGCCGGAGGTTGTGCACGAGGTCGGCGGCCAAGTGGAAGCTCTGAACTGGGTCCGGCAGGGCGAGGCTGCCGCGCTGACCACGCCGACCGGGCCGATCCAAGGTGTCGAGCTGGTCGCTGTGCGAGAGATTCCCAGCAGCAAGGTCGGCCTGTTCTGGCGGAAGGGCGCCATCGACGCGGACGCGGTCGAGTTGCTGCTCGACGCTCTCCGCGCGCACTTTCGCGAGCTTTCCCTGCGAGTTCCGAGCTATCGCGCCTGGTTGCTCGAGAACGTCGACGTCTACCCGGAACTGAGCAGGTTGATGTACTGA
- a CDS encoding peptidoglycan-binding protein, with protein MTRKRARWIIAAGATVVVVGTTSAVVLTHVASGGEPAAAAKPVATAEVAKSDLKEEENATGKLGYGKESTLSGKKNGTLTWLPSRGDVLGRGKTAYTVDAKPVPLFYGNLPFYRVLNDGVDKGPDVKEFEENLKALGYSGFGTPDEKFTSATATALKRWQKSLGLEQTGSFDPADVLLAPGEIRVSAVTGQLGGPGAGEIFKYTGTARVVEAELDATKQSVAVKDAKVSVSLNGRTLTGTVTDVGNTAAEDKENGKAKVTVQIRMDDPAATGDVIDVPVSVRFTKQVHQDVLVVPVGALVALAEGGYAVEIDEQGKRRLVGVETGLFSNGQVEIKAAGLHAGQKVVTTS; from the coding sequence GTGACCAGGAAAAGAGCACGCTGGATCATCGCCGCGGGAGCGACTGTCGTTGTGGTCGGCACGACTTCGGCGGTAGTACTGACGCATGTCGCCTCCGGCGGCGAACCGGCCGCGGCGGCGAAACCGGTGGCGACCGCCGAAGTGGCCAAATCGGACTTGAAGGAAGAGGAGAACGCGACCGGGAAACTTGGCTACGGCAAGGAATCCACGCTGAGCGGCAAGAAGAACGGCACACTGACCTGGCTGCCCTCGCGCGGCGATGTACTCGGCCGCGGCAAGACGGCGTACACAGTGGACGCCAAGCCGGTGCCGCTGTTTTACGGAAATCTGCCGTTCTATCGCGTGCTGAACGACGGCGTCGACAAGGGACCGGACGTCAAGGAGTTTGAGGAGAACCTGAAAGCGTTGGGCTACAGCGGTTTCGGCACTCCTGACGAGAAGTTCACCTCAGCGACCGCGACAGCGCTCAAGCGGTGGCAGAAGTCGCTCGGCCTGGAACAGACCGGGTCCTTCGATCCCGCCGACGTCCTGCTGGCTCCCGGCGAGATCCGGGTGTCGGCGGTGACCGGGCAACTCGGCGGGCCGGGCGCGGGCGAGATCTTCAAGTACACCGGGACGGCACGCGTCGTGGAAGCCGAACTGGACGCGACCAAGCAGAGCGTCGCGGTCAAGGACGCGAAGGTGTCGGTCTCGCTCAACGGCCGCACGCTGACCGGCACCGTCACCGACGTCGGCAACACCGCCGCGGAGGACAAAGAGAACGGCAAGGCCAAGGTCACCGTCCAGATCCGGATGGACGACCCGGCCGCCACCGGCGACGTCATCGACGTTCCGGTCTCCGTGCGGTTCACCAAGCAGGTCCACCAGGACGTGCTGGTGGTCCCGGTCGGAGCGCTGGTCGCGCTCGCCGAGGGCGGGTACGCGGTCGAGATCGACGAGCAGGGCAAGCGGCGGCTGGTCGGCGTCGAGACCGGGCTGTTCAGCAATGGTCAGGTCGAGATCAAGGCCGCTGGTCTGCACGCGGGCCAAAAGGTGGTGACCACGTCATGA
- a CDS encoding ABC transporter permease: protein MLVLVLRGLRKRIGGFVATFVALLFGTTIVVACAGLMESGIQTAVPPRRLAQASVVLAGSQTFPLPQEDPAAQRDPDEALQTVKATLPERVRLDAGLVHRVLQVPGVTGAVGDLSFAATMLPTGEAATGHGWASAALGPYSLAEGSAPGSDGVVLDRTLAGRAGLHVGDRLDLGIRGAVHQFQVAGIAAPDAGSPLREAALFFLDSEAGQLSGHAGKVDDIAVRTAPGVPAGETAAKITAALNVPFMTALTGDDRGLAEFPEAEGRSSDVITLSAVSGGMATAVAVFVVASTLMLSIQQRGRELALLRAIGATPGQTRRMVVGETTIIAVLAAVLAIVPGMLFGSWLFGRLREHGVVPEAMAYRQSWVSILAGAGAILLAALLAAWIAGRRAARTRPIEALGEAEIPRTWLTPARAILAVLCFGGGIALFIVTIAVMTGPVAASTAGPSVLLWAIGLAMISPAATRAAAAVLQWPIRWLSGAAGKFAVLNARARVVPVAAAVTPIMLAVGVTTANLYLQTTQDAVAGQAAAASLRADAVVNSSPSGVPPGLAARLQVLPGVSGVAETAHSRVFVVAPYERTQDIFGFPALGVTGRGAAATTAIALSAGTLADLTGSAVVLPSDYAGLLHRGIGDTITLRMGDGETEDVRVVGLSSPNPGAEQFLLPVELLAKHTTGGVVTSILVRAAPGTDPARLTSVLDAAVRTEPAVRVSDRATTAAAQSESRKTGAWVNYLMSGMITTYTAISVVNTLVMATARRRREFGLQRLTGATRAQVLRMMGVEGLLVALIGIVLGTLVAAVAIMPFTLVAGDSILPSGPPWIYLTIIGAAALLALIATLSPAWSATRSRPVNAAQDLS, encoded by the coding sequence ATGCTCGTATTGGTCCTGCGCGGTCTGCGCAAACGCATCGGCGGTTTCGTCGCCACGTTCGTCGCGTTGCTGTTCGGCACCACGATCGTCGTGGCGTGCGCTGGTTTGATGGAGTCCGGCATCCAGACCGCCGTTCCGCCGCGGCGCCTCGCTCAGGCATCAGTGGTGCTCGCCGGCAGCCAAACCTTCCCGCTGCCGCAAGAGGATCCGGCGGCGCAACGCGATCCGGACGAAGCACTGCAGACGGTGAAAGCCACCCTTCCCGAACGAGTCCGGCTGGACGCCGGCCTCGTGCACCGCGTCCTGCAGGTGCCCGGCGTTACCGGAGCAGTCGGCGACCTCTCGTTCGCCGCGACGATGCTGCCCACCGGCGAGGCCGCCACAGGTCACGGCTGGGCTTCCGCGGCACTCGGCCCCTACTCGCTGGCCGAAGGCTCCGCACCGGGATCCGACGGAGTCGTGCTCGACCGGACTCTCGCCGGCCGGGCGGGCCTGCACGTCGGCGATCGCCTCGACCTCGGCATCCGCGGGGCCGTGCATCAGTTCCAGGTGGCCGGGATCGCCGCACCCGACGCGGGAAGCCCGTTGCGCGAAGCGGCACTGTTCTTCCTGGACTCCGAGGCCGGCCAGTTGTCCGGACACGCTGGGAAAGTCGACGACATCGCGGTCCGGACCGCACCCGGCGTGCCGGCCGGCGAGACGGCCGCGAAGATCACCGCGGCGCTCAACGTCCCCTTCATGACAGCGCTCACCGGGGACGACCGCGGACTTGCCGAGTTCCCCGAAGCGGAAGGCCGAAGCAGTGATGTGATCACTCTTTCCGCGGTCTCCGGCGGCATGGCCACCGCAGTGGCTGTCTTCGTCGTCGCGAGCACCCTGATGCTGTCGATCCAGCAACGCGGGCGGGAACTGGCGTTGCTGCGGGCGATCGGGGCCACCCCCGGCCAGACACGCCGGATGGTGGTGGGCGAGACCACGATCATCGCGGTTCTCGCCGCTGTTCTCGCGATCGTCCCCGGAATGCTGTTCGGCTCCTGGCTCTTCGGCAGACTCAGAGAACACGGGGTCGTGCCGGAAGCCATGGCATACCGGCAAAGCTGGGTCTCGATCCTGGCGGGTGCGGGCGCGATTCTGCTCGCCGCGCTGCTCGCGGCCTGGATCGCGGGCCGCCGGGCGGCCCGCACGCGCCCGATCGAGGCGCTCGGCGAGGCGGAGATCCCGCGCACCTGGCTCACCCCGGCGCGGGCGATCCTCGCGGTGCTGTGCTTCGGTGGCGGAATCGCGCTGTTCATCGTGACGATCGCCGTGATGACCGGACCGGTCGCGGCCAGCACCGCAGGTCCGTCAGTCCTGCTGTGGGCGATCGGGCTCGCCATGATCAGCCCGGCCGCCACCCGGGCGGCCGCCGCGGTTCTGCAATGGCCGATCCGGTGGCTCAGCGGGGCCGCGGGCAAGTTCGCGGTGCTGAACGCGCGAGCCAGGGTCGTGCCGGTGGCTGCCGCGGTCACCCCGATCATGCTGGCGGTAGGCGTTACCACCGCGAACCTCTACCTGCAGACCACCCAGGACGCGGTAGCCGGGCAGGCAGCGGCCGCGAGCCTCCGCGCGGACGCGGTGGTGAACTCCTCCCCTTCCGGCGTACCGCCCGGATTGGCGGCTCGGCTGCAGGTGCTCCCGGGTGTCTCCGGCGTCGCCGAAACGGCGCACAGCAGGGTGTTCGTCGTCGCGCCGTACGAGAGAACACAGGACATCTTCGGATTCCCGGCCCTGGGCGTGACGGGCCGGGGAGCCGCCGCGACCACCGCGATCGCACTCAGCGCGGGCACGCTCGCGGATCTGACCGGCTCGGCCGTGGTCCTGCCTTCCGACTACGCGGGCCTGCTCCACCGCGGGATCGGCGACACGATCACGCTCCGGATGGGCGACGGCGAGACCGAGGACGTACGCGTCGTCGGCCTCTCTTCCCCGAATCCCGGCGCAGAGCAATTCCTCCTTCCCGTCGAGTTGCTCGCGAAGCACACGACGGGCGGAGTGGTCACGTCGATTCTGGTGCGGGCAGCGCCGGGAACCGACCCGGCGCGGCTGACCTCAGTTCTCGACGCCGCGGTTCGCACCGAACCCGCGGTCCGGGTCAGCGACCGCGCGACGACTGCGGCCGCGCAAAGCGAGAGCCGGAAGACCGGCGCGTGGGTCAACTACCTGATGAGCGGCATGATCACGACCTACACCGCGATCTCGGTCGTCAACACCCTGGTGATGGCCACCGCGCGGCGACGGCGGGAGTTCGGCCTGCAGCGGCTCACCGGCGCGACCCGGGCCCAGGTGCTGCGCATGATGGGTGTCGAGGGCCTTCTCGTCGCGCTGATCGGGATCGTGCTCGGCACCTTGGTCGCCGCAGTGGCGATCATGCCTTTCACGCTTGTGGCGGGCGATTCCATCCTGCCGTCCGGCCCGCCGTGGATCTACCTGACGATCATCGGAGCCGCGGCATTGCTCGCGCTGATCGCGACTTTGTCGCCCGCGTGGTCGGCAACCCGGTCGCGCCCGGTCAACGCGGCCCAGGACCTGTCCTGA
- a CDS encoding sensor histidine kinase: MAEKNADARRGPLRLSVRTRLTALYGGFFLLAGIVLVVVTYVVVSNELPAPAQYLGDGVSLKLGQAMSADALPADATFSAIPADAASASAERVATAVLTDYRSSTMSTLVLASAIALVVTAALALLFGWFMAGRALRPLHTITSTARRLEAGKLDQRINLDGPRDELKELADTFDSMLDRLAGSFDSQKRFVANASHELRTPLAVQRTLIEVALENPDAGPVLTKLGAHLLQTNERSERLIEGLLVLARSDRGLSARAPVRLDKVVRSVVKLTAAQAKEAGVTVETRLRARTVIGDAVLLERLVLNLVSNAISYNVPDGWVSVTIGATPALSVRNSGSNVDEGAVPGLFEPFRRGKPDRTGAADHSGLGLSIVRSVARAHDGDVSARANPNGGLTVDVYLPA, from the coding sequence TTGGCCGAGAAGAACGCCGACGCGCGCCGGGGCCCGCTGCGGCTGTCCGTGCGGACCCGGCTGACCGCGCTGTACGGCGGGTTCTTCCTGCTGGCCGGAATCGTGCTGGTGGTGGTCACCTATGTCGTCGTCAGCAACGAACTGCCCGCGCCCGCGCAGTATCTCGGCGACGGAGTGTCGCTGAAACTGGGCCAGGCGATGTCCGCCGACGCGCTTCCTGCCGACGCGACTTTCAGCGCGATCCCAGCGGATGCCGCTTCGGCTTCGGCTGAGCGGGTGGCCACGGCCGTGCTCACCGATTACCGCAGTTCGACAATGTCCACTTTGGTCCTCGCGTCGGCGATCGCGCTGGTGGTGACGGCGGCGCTGGCATTGCTGTTCGGCTGGTTCATGGCCGGACGCGCGCTGCGACCCCTGCACACCATCACCTCGACCGCGCGGCGCCTCGAAGCGGGAAAGCTCGATCAACGGATCAACCTCGACGGCCCGCGTGACGAACTGAAAGAACTCGCCGATACTTTTGACAGCATGCTGGACCGTCTAGCCGGTTCGTTCGACAGCCAGAAACGGTTTGTGGCCAACGCTTCGCACGAGTTACGGACGCCGCTCGCGGTGCAGCGCACGCTGATCGAGGTCGCGCTGGAGAACCCCGATGCTGGGCCGGTGTTGACCAAACTTGGTGCGCATCTGTTGCAGACAAACGAACGCAGCGAACGGCTGATCGAGGGACTGCTGGTGCTTGCCCGCAGCGATCGCGGCCTCAGTGCTCGGGCACCAGTGCGACTGGACAAAGTGGTCCGTTCGGTCGTGAAACTCACTGCCGCGCAGGCGAAGGAAGCTGGCGTGACGGTGGAAACCCGACTGCGCGCGCGGACGGTGATCGGCGATGCGGTGCTGCTCGAACGGTTGGTGCTGAATCTGGTGAGCAATGCGATCAGCTACAACGTTCCGGATGGCTGGGTGTCGGTGACGATTGGTGCGACGCCCGCGTTGAGTGTGCGGAACTCCGGGTCCAATGTGGACGAGGGCGCAGTGCCGGGCTTGTTCGAGCCGTTTCGACGGGGAAAACCGGATCGCACCGGTGCGGCTGACCACTCCGGGCTGGGGTTGTCGATCGTGCGTTCCGTCGCCCGCGCACACGACGGTGATGTATCGGCGCGGGCCAACCCGAACGGCGGGCTGACCGTCGACGTATACCTGCCTGCCTGA
- a CDS encoding LysR family transcriptional regulator, with product MDLLQLRYFQAVAYRGHLSQAAAELHIAQPSLSRAIARLEADLGVPLFERAGRGLRLNHFGTTFLRRVDRALRELDDARQELVDLAGLEHGRVAVASETLLTLTGLMSAFRAEYPGIELRLYQSSAETMAQQLCAGEVDLCFASQPLLQPGLQAKELLREEVLLAVPGTHRLAGRKLVRMADLENEPMVTTRPGYWPRTLADRLFAEAGLEPHYSCESDEPGATGQLIASGLGIGLVPEVARQAAKDETAVGLRLDVPDCYRTLTVVQRADTYVSAAAQRLTEFATAYFAARRRS from the coding sequence ATGGACCTGCTGCAGCTGCGCTACTTCCAGGCGGTCGCCTACCGCGGCCACCTCAGCCAGGCCGCGGCCGAGCTGCACATCGCGCAGCCGTCGCTGAGCCGGGCGATCGCGCGGCTGGAAGCGGATCTCGGCGTGCCGCTGTTCGAACGGGCCGGTCGCGGGCTGCGGCTCAACCACTTCGGCACCACGTTCCTGCGCCGCGTCGACCGGGCCCTGCGCGAGCTCGACGACGCCCGCCAGGAACTCGTCGACCTAGCCGGTCTGGAGCATGGCCGGGTCGCCGTCGCGTCGGAAACCCTGCTCACGCTCACCGGCCTGATGAGCGCCTTCCGCGCGGAGTACCCCGGCATCGAGCTGCGGCTGTACCAATCCTCGGCGGAAACCATGGCGCAGCAGCTGTGCGCGGGCGAGGTCGATCTGTGCTTCGCCTCGCAGCCGCTGCTGCAGCCCGGCTTGCAGGCTAAGGAGCTGCTGCGCGAGGAGGTGCTGCTAGCCGTACCCGGCACGCACCGGCTCGCGGGACGGAAACTCGTGCGGATGGCGGACCTCGAGAACGAGCCGATGGTGACCACGAGGCCCGGCTACTGGCCCCGCACCCTGGCCGACCGCCTCTTCGCCGAGGCCGGTCTGGAACCCCACTACTCCTGCGAGAGCGACGAACCCGGCGCGACCGGCCAACTGATCGCGAGCGGTCTGGGTATCGGTTTGGTCCCGGAGGTAGCCCGACAGGCTGCCAAGGACGAGACGGCCGTCGGGCTGCGATTGGATGTTCCGGATTGCTACCGGACGCTGACCGTGGTGCAACGTGCGGACACGTATGTTTCCGCTGCGGCACAACGGCTGACCGAGTTCGCGACTGCTTACTTCGCGGCCCGCCGACGCTCCTAG